In Mucilaginibacter celer, one DNA window encodes the following:
- a CDS encoding helix-turn-helix domain-containing protein, with amino-acid sequence MKTLGKKIRLLRHQKGWSQEDVAKRLDISIPAFSKIETGITDINLSRLEQIANLFEMTVVQLLTFNDTEQDQKFVNELETVNKRLMDRETEVIDLQKKVIELFEELRHSKVTA; translated from the coding sequence ATGAAAACACTTGGAAAAAAAATCAGATTATTACGTCATCAAAAGGGGTGGAGCCAGGAGGATGTTGCAAAGCGATTAGACATTTCCATACCCGCTTTTTCAAAAATCGAAACCGGGATCACAGATATCAACCTTTCAAGGCTTGAGCAGATTGCTAACCTTTTTGAAATGACAGTGGTTCAGCTACTAACATTTAACGATACCGAACAGGATCAGAAGTTTGTTAACGAGCTTGAAACAGTTAACAAGCGTTTAATGGACCGCGAAACTGAAGTAATCGATTTGCAGAAAAAAGTAATTGAGCTATTTGAAGAACTTCGACACTCAAAAGTAACAGCATAA
- a CDS encoding Rrf2 family transcriptional regulator, with amino-acid sequence MNGQFQIATHVLTLLCKQPGQLLSSDYVAGSMNVNPVLVRKEMRKLRAYGLIESKEGKAGGYSLALPPQKITLADVYKAVKLPPALGQAKNKPNPDCPVGRQINAHLDHLADDVEAAIIKKLSTITIFDFVNQFD; translated from the coding sequence ATGAACGGACAATTTCAAATAGCAACCCACGTACTCACCCTGTTATGCAAACAACCGGGCCAATTGTTATCGTCTGATTATGTGGCCGGCAGCATGAATGTAAACCCCGTTTTGGTACGTAAAGAGATGCGCAAACTGCGCGCCTATGGCCTGATTGAAAGTAAAGAGGGTAAAGCCGGCGGCTACAGCCTGGCCTTACCGCCGCAAAAAATTACCCTGGCCGATGTTTATAAAGCTGTAAAGTTACCTCCTGCTTTGGGCCAGGCCAAAAACAAACCCAATCCGGATTGCCCGGTGGGCAGGCAAATCAATGCCCATCTTGACCATCTGGCCGATGATGTTGAGGCTGCCATCATCAAAAAATTAAGCACCATAACCATTTTTGATTTTGTAAATCAGTTCGACTAA